One Bufo gargarizans isolate SCDJY-AF-19 chromosome 3, ASM1485885v1, whole genome shotgun sequence DNA segment encodes these proteins:
- the LOC122930923 gene encoding gastrula zinc finger protein XlCGF71.1-like, producing the protein MRKFKEMESIREFTLGKCFTQKSSLAENQKSHTGEKPFSCSECGKCFIWKLNLVHHQRTHTQEKPYSCSECGKCFTQKSSLVQHQRIHTGEKPFSCSECGKCFIWKLNLVHHQRTHTQEKPYSCSECGKCFTQKSSLVQHQRIHTGEKPFSCSECGKCFIWKLNLVHHQRTHTQEKPYSCSECGKCFTQKSSLVQHQRIHTGE; encoded by the coding sequence ATGAGAAAATTCAAAGAGATGGAgagcatcagagaattcacactggggaaatgttttacccagaaatcaAGTCTTGCTGAAAACCAgaaaagtcacacaggggagaagccattttcatgttctgaatgtggaaaatgttttatttggaaattaaatcttgtgcatcatcagagaactcacacacaagaaaagccatattcatgctcagaatgtgggaaatgttttacccagaaatcaagtcttgttcaacatcagagaattcacacaggggagaagccattttcatgctcagaatgtgggaaatgttttatttggaaattaaatcttgtgcatcatcagagaactcacacacaagaaaagccatattcatgctcagaatgtgggaaatgttttacccagaaatcaagtcttgttcaacatcagagaattcacacaggggagaagccattttcatgctcagaatgtgggaaatgttttatttggaaattaaatcttgtgcatcatcagagaactcacacacaagaaaagccatattcatgctcagaatgtgggaaatgttttacccagaaatcaagtcttgttcaacatcagagaattcacacaggggag